In the Pyrolobus fumarii 1A genome, one interval contains:
- a CDS encoding PUA domain-containing protein → MKLRRASRWEIVRLRAIADYQFGLGAGECLVPDDAIVGVSPNTLRIREVYGGEGVLLATLRASDYFFSLSIEGAKRLLSCFPRPRLRVVVDPSRVPHKSVPTEAILDVDEELRAGDEVIVVDLGDSLVGVGRLRLSPLEIKSGVRGEAVRLRKKVR, encoded by the coding sequence TTGAAGCTTAGGAGGGCGTCGCGCTGGGAGATTGTCAGGCTGCGGGCTATTGCGGATTACCAGTTTGGTCTTGGTGCTGGTGAGTGCCTGGTTCCGGACGATGCTATTGTCGGTGTGTCGCCTAACACGCTGCGTATACGCGAGGTGTATGGGGGTGAGGGTGTACTTCTTGCTACGCTGCGTGCGAGTGACTACTTCTTCTCTTTGAGTATCGAGGGTGCAAAGCGGCTGTTGTCGTGCTTCCCTAGGCCTAGGCTACGTGTCGTGGTTGACCCTTCTCGCGTGCCTCACAAGTCCGTTCCCACGGAGGCCATTCTGGATGTTGACGAGGAGCTTAGGGCTGGTGACGAGGTTATCGTTGTTGATTTGGGTGACTCTCTTGTTGGTGTTGGTAGGTTGAGGCTCTCGCCTTTAGAGATAAAGTCTGGGGTGAGGGGGGAGGCTGTTAGGCTTCGGAAGAAGGTGCGGTAG
- a CDS encoding ATP-binding protein, whose product MDPRSITKPLVVGGLGALLVSTALTGPPGVAQIATMQLAAGLAGVFASGFVAVSIASRLTRKHGEFTVYEIKVERNKKSIERIRVTLEFLRALGDTIGKSIAMQICGKGGCSLLIIVPRDSRVEALLSSLLSGLRVKKSIVNSLDDILSRKGDGEPIAKEMASALTLHSRETGETRGEILIGFDESNRPVYASLEEFWRHTGVFGTTGSGKTSTTAFIATQLARYVRVIVLDWHGEYESVLKRIGAEFVAMDPPQLPLVPEDLDIEVTVDVLEDAFDLTRHQSMLLYQALKSMIRREALPEDLEKFTDNLLATVEVQQAVPSRAELEIRAALERRLRALVTGEGRSLFKVRGHVELPRGAGLYIIRVNRILLLPLRRVYVRMLLAYLYYTAVAIGRMLDTIVVLEEAQNVASSDTRTIPSILAEARKRHLGLIIVSQSPSSLHPSILKNTNIRIVHTLKSAHDISVIARSMNISNDLRGMLSKLPVGYAVVDTPQLPQPVLVYVPVYDTAGTLVRYEEFSST is encoded by the coding sequence ATGGACCCGCGTAGCATTACTAAACCACTTGTTGTCGGCGGTCTGGGCGCGCTTCTAGTATCAACAGCATTGACGGGTCCTCCGGGTGTAGCCCAGATTGCAACTATGCAGTTAGCGGCTGGCCTAGCGGGTGTGTTTGCAAGTGGTTTCGTTGCTGTAAGTATTGCTTCCAGGCTTACACGTAAGCACGGAGAGTTTACTGTTTACGAGATTAAGGTCGAGAGGAACAAAAAGAGCATCGAGAGGATTAGGGTCACTCTGGAGTTTCTGAGGGCACTTGGCGACACTATTGGGAAGAGTATTGCTATGCAGATATGTGGTAAAGGAGGCTGCTCGCTGTTGATAATAGTACCACGTGACTCTAGGGTAGAGGCGTTGCTATCATCTCTCTTATCTGGACTTAGGGTGAAGAAGAGTATTGTAAACTCGCTTGACGATATTCTTAGTCGCAAGGGTGATGGAGAGCCTATAGCCAAAGAGATGGCCTCCGCGTTAACACTACATTCACGCGAGACCGGAGAGACCCGCGGCGAAATCCTGATAGGATTTGACGAGAGCAATAGACCCGTATACGCTTCGTTAGAGGAGTTCTGGAGGCATACTGGTGTATTTGGCACTACCGGCTCGGGGAAAACTAGCACCACTGCATTCATCGCCACCCAGCTTGCAAGATATGTACGTGTAATCGTGCTCGACTGGCACGGCGAGTATGAGAGTGTATTGAAACGTATTGGTGCAGAGTTTGTGGCTATGGATCCTCCACAATTGCCACTTGTCCCTGAGGATCTTGATATCGAAGTTACGGTTGATGTGCTAGAAGATGCGTTTGACTTGACTAGGCATCAATCGATGCTTCTCTATCAAGCTTTAAAGTCTATGATTAGACGTGAGGCTCTGCCCGAGGACCTTGAAAAATTCACTGATAACCTGCTTGCAACGGTTGAGGTGCAACAAGCTGTACCTAGTAGGGCTGAATTAGAGATTAGAGCTGCCCTTGAGAGGCGGTTGCGCGCCTTAGTTACTGGCGAAGGCCGAAGCTTGTTCAAAGTGCGTGGCCACGTCGAGTTGCCGAGAGGAGCCGGTCTTTACATAATACGTGTTAATCGGATACTATTGCTGCCTTTAAGACGCGTATATGTACGGATGCTATTAGCGTATCTCTACTATACAGCAGTGGCCATTGGCAGAATGTTAGACACGATAGTAGTGTTGGAGGAAGCACAAAATGTGGCATCAAGCGATACTAGAACCATACCCTCAATACTTGCTGAGGCGCGCAAGAGACACCTAGGTCTAATAATAGTGTCGCAATCGCCATCATCGCTCCACCCAAGCATACTAAAAAACACTAATATCAGGATAGTACATACTTTGAAGAGTGCACATGATATAAGCGTGATAGCTCGAAGTATGAACATTTCTAACGACTTAAGAGGTATGTTGTCGAAACTGCCCGTAGGCTATGCCGTCGTCGACACACCACAATTACCTCAACCTGTTCTAGTATACGTACCGGTTTACGATACCGCAGGTACACTAGTACGCTACGAAGAATTCAGTTCAACGTAA
- a CDS encoding DNA-binding protein, translating to MTAEYFDSELEELLRRKQQELARRLEEQKRREAELQAEAQRQALLRRILTSRARERLANVRLVRPELAKVVEDQIIALVQMGRLQPPVDEDVVKELLEAVYEQTRYEPRIRIKRK from the coding sequence TTGACCGCCGAATATTTTGACTCTGAGCTCGAGGAGCTTCTCAGGCGTAAACAGCAGGAGTTGGCTAGGAGGCTCGAGGAGCAGAAGAGGCGTGAGGCTGAGCTCCAAGCCGAGGCTCAGAGGCAGGCCCTGCTGCGCCGCATCCTGACAAGCCGTGCGCGCGAGAGGCTCGCTAACGTGAGGCTGGTTAGGCCGGAGCTAGCCAAGGTGGTCGAGGATCAGATTATCGCTCTCGTGCAGATGGGGCGTCTGCAGCCCCCGGTAGACGAGGATGTTGTGAAGGAGCTTCTAGAGGCTGTGTACGAGCAGACGAGATACGAGCCACGTATACGAATCAAGAGGAAGTAG
- a CDS encoding proteasome assembly chaperone family protein: MAELVFAHRRVRVYAIDPGALSEAARDGVLITGFRGFGAVGYITTTHLVEKLRLQRLGYIVTRYMPEFVTRGADGGIVAPFEIYGSVERRLLVLVNHDVPVERERDAYAEAVVLFAKKMGVSRGVFIGGFDARFRRGEERFRWLASGGYQGEFSEPTIDKDLFVVGPLALLILYSEIHRFPAVTILPYTETARPDPAAAAVAVEVVARLLNLEVDVSELLEMARKIEEVIERVEHQREAATAPSGASDRLYT; the protein is encoded by the coding sequence ATGGCTGAGCTCGTGTTTGCTCATCGCCGGGTTAGGGTATACGCTATCGACCCGGGTGCGTTGAGCGAGGCCGCTAGAGACGGGGTGTTGATAACTGGTTTCAGGGGGTTCGGGGCTGTCGGGTACATCACTACCACGCATCTTGTGGAGAAGCTTAGACTACAGAGACTGGGATACATCGTCACCAGGTATATGCCAGAGTTTGTGACGCGGGGTGCCGACGGGGGGATAGTCGCGCCTTTCGAGATATACGGGTCTGTCGAGAGGAGGCTATTGGTGCTCGTCAACCACGATGTACCCGTTGAGAGGGAGAGGGATGCGTACGCAGAGGCCGTAGTCCTCTTTGCTAAGAAGATGGGCGTGTCGAGGGGCGTATTCATCGGCGGGTTTGACGCGAGGTTTCGTAGGGGTGAGGAGAGGTTCCGCTGGCTCGCTTCTGGCGGCTATCAGGGCGAGTTTAGCGAGCCAACGATAGACAAGGACTTGTTCGTGGTGGGTCCCCTGGCGCTCCTCATACTCTACTCGGAGATTCACCGGTTCCCCGCAGTCACGATACTACCCTACACTGAGACTGCGAGGCCGGACCCGGCTGCAGCTGCTGTGGCCGTTGAGGTCGTTGCTAGGCTGCTAAACCTGGAGGTTGACGTGAGTGAGTTGCTCGAGATGGCTAGGAAGATTGAGGAGGTCATAGAGAGGGTCGAGCATCAGCGCGAGGCTGCTACTGCGCCAAGCGGGGCTAGCGACAGGCTCTACACTTGA
- the tgtA gene encoding tRNA guanosine(15) transglycosylase TgtA has translation MKREVGLFEVRDKDLAGRIGRLYTPHGVLETPALLPVIDPARQEPSIDEIKSLGFNAVITNAYLAWRRWRNEAVEKGIHRLLDFDGIVMTDSGAYQLMRYGSVEITPEEVIRFQQRIGSDIAVILDVPTGSTDSRDRAAWTVEETLRRAREAINLIEGDERIWTLPIQGGPYTDLVEKASREASKLSRWYKLYAVGSPTVLLERYSYEKIIEMVATARFNTPLSHPLHLFGAGHPMIIPFAVALGVDMFDSASYILYARDNRYITPYGTHRLEDMDYFPCSCPVCAKYTPQELLEMPAPERIRLLALHNLYVLRQEINRVKLAIREGRLWELLVEKAHTHPSLKRALQTLVKYAEMIEKLDPRLKGGEVHGLFLYAIPEELKRPEVIRHHKRVLESYKPPSSTLVLYPLDLDAKPATSSPRHRKLRSKHPGAHLVAYAPVIGPIPEELAETYPLSQFEAPRTYPLEALEETVSIVAQFVEKHGYKNVTIYVAEEEWTRLIAERLVARLAGRVEKIETRVLEEE, from the coding sequence GTGAAAAGAGAGGTAGGCCTTTTCGAGGTGCGCGATAAGGACCTAGCTGGGAGAATAGGGCGTCTCTACACACCTCACGGCGTCCTAGAGACGCCAGCACTACTACCAGTAATCGACCCGGCTAGACAGGAGCCAAGCATAGACGAGATCAAGAGCCTAGGATTCAACGCCGTGATAACCAACGCGTATCTCGCATGGAGACGGTGGAGGAACGAGGCTGTAGAGAAGGGGATACACCGGCTACTAGACTTCGACGGTATAGTGATGACTGACTCTGGCGCCTATCAGTTGATGCGTTACGGTAGTGTCGAAATAACACCGGAGGAGGTCATACGCTTCCAGCAGCGCATAGGAAGCGACATTGCAGTCATACTCGACGTGCCTACGGGCTCCACTGACAGTAGAGATAGAGCGGCCTGGACCGTAGAGGAGACTCTTCGCCGTGCTAGAGAGGCAATCAACCTCATAGAGGGAGACGAGAGGATATGGACCTTGCCGATACAAGGCGGACCCTACACTGATTTAGTCGAGAAGGCATCCAGAGAAGCATCGAAACTATCACGCTGGTACAAGCTCTACGCGGTAGGCTCGCCCACAGTGCTACTCGAGAGGTACTCATACGAGAAGATAATCGAGATGGTGGCAACAGCTCGATTCAACACTCCGCTCTCCCACCCACTCCACCTCTTCGGCGCAGGCCACCCCATGATAATCCCGTTTGCGGTAGCCCTAGGCGTCGACATGTTCGACTCAGCATCGTACATACTATACGCTCGCGACAACCGCTACATAACACCCTACGGCACACACCGCCTGGAGGACATGGACTACTTCCCCTGCAGTTGCCCCGTATGCGCCAAATACACGCCACAAGAGCTGCTAGAGATGCCTGCCCCGGAGCGCATAAGGCTACTAGCGCTACACAACCTCTACGTACTGCGCCAAGAGATAAACAGAGTGAAACTGGCAATTAGAGAGGGGAGGCTCTGGGAGCTTCTAGTCGAGAAGGCGCATACCCACCCATCCCTAAAGAGAGCCCTCCAAACACTCGTAAAGTACGCCGAGATGATAGAAAAGCTAGACCCGCGTCTAAAAGGCGGCGAGGTCCACGGGCTATTCCTCTACGCTATACCAGAAGAGCTCAAACGCCCCGAGGTAATCAGGCACCATAAGAGAGTGTTAGAGAGCTACAAGCCTCCATCCTCGACACTCGTGCTCTACCCCTTAGACCTAGATGCTAAACCGGCGACGAGCAGCCCGAGGCACAGGAAGCTACGCTCCAAACACCCAGGTGCACACCTAGTAGCATACGCGCCGGTCATAGGCCCGATACCCGAGGAGCTTGCAGAAACATACCCACTCTCACAGTTCGAGGCGCCCCGCACCTACCCGCTAGAGGCGCTAGAAGAGACTGTTAGCATAGTGGCACAGTTCGTAGAGAAACACGGATACAAGAACGTAACGATATACGTGGCCGAAGAGGAGTGGACAAGGCTCATCGCTGAAAGGCTCGTAGCCCGACTGGCTGGCAGGGTCGAGAAGATAGAGACGAGGGTACTAGAAGAAGAGTAG
- a CDS encoding 30S ribosomal protein S19e, which produces MVTALEVPADLLIKRVAEELKKYPQIRPPVWAYYVKTGVHKELPPQDPDWWYYRAASILRKLYKRGRPVGVERLRTAYGGRQNRGVAPEHFRKGSGSIIRKILQQLEAAGLVVKVRRGRTIIGRTLSPKGRSLLDNIAYEIMRELAEKNPELQKYLR; this is translated from the coding sequence ATGGTCACAGCGCTTGAGGTACCCGCGGACCTCTTGATCAAGAGGGTGGCTGAGGAGCTGAAGAAGTACCCCCAGATCAGGCCACCAGTATGGGCGTACTACGTTAAGACTGGTGTGCACAAGGAGCTGCCGCCTCAGGACCCCGACTGGTGGTACTACAGGGCGGCCTCCATTCTAAGGAAGCTCTACAAGCGCGGCAGGCCGGTAGGCGTCGAGAGGCTCCGCACGGCCTATGGTGGCAGGCAGAACCGTGGCGTAGCCCCCGAGCACTTCAGGAAAGGCTCCGGCTCCATCATAAGGAAGATACTGCAGCAGCTCGAGGCGGCGGGACTCGTGGTGAAAGTGCGCCGCGGCAGGACGATCATAGGCAGGACTCTATCCCCCAAGGGTAGGAGCCTGCTCGACAACATAGCCTACGAGATTATGAGGGAGCTTGCCGAGAAGAACCCCGAGCTTCAAAAGTACCTCCGCTGA
- a CDS encoding 16S rRNA methyltransferase, with product MKQGNERPLKLVFFESSLELVPQELWSHPSVYKAAWKRGKQPGKTLLDSSLHHQAIRQARLPEAEKRGRPDVVHILLLEALSSPLNEAGVLEIYIHTIGDYVITVRPETRIPRNYNRFVGLIEQLFEEGRVPPNAPTPLMEIRPMTIRSLVRLLKPTHTILYSWGIEAPRRRTREIAEEVQEAIEAGSTVVLLLPGYPHGNPRDSTIEVAEKRYTPLARLEAWTLASHTLALIADRLGLL from the coding sequence ATGAAGCAGGGCAACGAGAGGCCCCTTAAGCTCGTGTTCTTCGAGTCGAGCTTGGAGCTCGTGCCACAGGAGCTATGGAGCCACCCATCAGTCTATAAGGCTGCGTGGAAGAGGGGGAAGCAGCCCGGCAAGACGCTCCTAGACTCCTCGCTACACCACCAGGCTATACGCCAGGCTAGGCTCCCCGAGGCCGAGAAGAGAGGAAGACCGGACGTCGTACACATACTCCTCTTGGAGGCGCTCTCATCGCCTCTCAACGAGGCCGGCGTGCTAGAAATCTACATACATACCATAGGCGACTATGTGATAACCGTGCGCCCCGAGACGAGGATACCGAGAAACTACAATAGATTCGTGGGGCTCATAGAGCAGCTTTTCGAGGAGGGTAGGGTGCCGCCCAACGCGCCAACACCCCTCATGGAGATCAGGCCCATGACCATACGTTCACTCGTACGCCTCCTCAAGCCAACCCACACCATCCTATACTCCTGGGGCATCGAAGCGCCGAGGAGGAGAACCCGGGAGATAGCCGAGGAGGTGCAAGAGGCCATCGAGGCCGGCAGCACCGTGGTGCTCCTCCTGCCGGGCTACCCTCACGGCAACCCACGCGACTCTACGATAGAGGTAGCCGAGAAGAGGTACACGCCACTCGCGAGGCTAGAAGCCTGGACGCTGGCATCCCACACACTAGCCTTAATCGCGGACAGGCTCGGCCTACTCTAG
- a CDS encoding DNA-directed RNA polymerase subunit G, which produces MSFTEVLSFRGVVRSVEQERIPEILLATLTSEDGSIEVQMDWHKEVFTLPEGSKVLFRLTRGIPDYKEGVDFVGRATVVTVREHEGQWEHILSIGGLLVVVRTNKKLDIMPTEKLYVHIAPLEE; this is translated from the coding sequence ATGAGCTTCACGGAGGTGCTCTCCTTTAGAGGTGTGGTTAGGAGCGTGGAGCAGGAACGTATCCCAGAGATCCTGCTCGCGACACTCACGTCCGAAGATGGGAGCATAGAAGTTCAGATGGATTGGCATAAGGAGGTTTTCACACTACCCGAGGGTTCGAAAGTACTCTTCAGGTTGACACGTGGCATTCCAGACTATAAGGAGGGTGTCGACTTTGTAGGCAGAGCTACCGTGGTAACAGTTAGAGAGCACGAAGGACAATGGGAACATATATTGTCTATCGGCGGGCTTCTCGTTGTGGTTAGAACCAACAAGAAACTGGATATAATGCCTACCGAGAAGCTCTATGTCCATATAGCGCCTCTTGAGGAGTAA
- a CDS encoding ATPase AAA, which produces MGRSVRLRVVEAQSRDPGKKVARIDARVMRELGVDAGDVVELVGAGGFVTTLVWPLEPGEEDSGIVRIDRFLREALGVRVGNEVEVRRVEAERATRVVLAPVGRRVSRGFIERVRRFLVGKPVARGETVVVTGFVPPLRLYVMEAEPGRVVLVGEDTSVELLEEPIVERLVAVSLGVGVPPGLGDELKRVLKGGRVALGDVVRLERGEAEVSLVVARLEPRDSAYVVEKTRVDILAPEGLVSLLARSGMLAAALERLEGGEKLTPEDLDVLNLYISAGLAKLLERLVRSTR; this is translated from the coding sequence TTGGGTAGGAGTGTTAGGCTGCGTGTTGTGGAGGCGCAGTCGAGGGATCCGGGGAAGAAGGTTGCTAGGATAGATGCGCGTGTTATGAGAGAGCTTGGTGTAGACGCGGGTGATGTTGTCGAGCTTGTGGGTGCTGGGGGGTTTGTGACTACCCTGGTGTGGCCCCTGGAGCCGGGTGAGGAGGATAGCGGGATTGTCAGGATTGATAGGTTCTTGCGTGAGGCTCTGGGTGTGCGTGTGGGCAATGAGGTTGAGGTTAGGCGTGTTGAGGCTGAACGCGCTACCCGGGTTGTGCTAGCGCCTGTAGGTAGGAGGGTTTCTCGAGGGTTTATCGAGAGGGTTAGAAGGTTCCTAGTTGGCAAGCCTGTGGCTCGTGGCGAGACTGTGGTGGTTACCGGCTTTGTGCCCCCATTGAGGCTGTATGTGATGGAGGCTGAGCCGGGGCGTGTCGTGCTCGTCGGTGAGGATACTAGTGTGGAGCTCTTAGAGGAGCCTATCGTTGAGCGTCTTGTTGCCGTGTCTTTGGGTGTTGGTGTGCCCCCGGGGCTGGGGGACGAGTTGAAGAGAGTGTTGAAGGGTGGGCGTGTCGCTCTAGGTGACGTTGTGCGTCTGGAGCGTGGCGAGGCTGAGGTCTCGCTGGTAGTGGCTCGTTTGGAGCCAAGGGACTCGGCTTACGTTGTCGAGAAGACGCGTGTGGATATACTGGCTCCGGAGGGGCTCGTCTCTCTACTCGCACGGTCTGGCATGTTAGCCGCTGCTCTCGAGAGGCTGGAGGGTGGCGAGAAGCTGACGCCGGAGGATCTGGACGTGCTTAACCTCTACATCAGTGCTGGTCTGGCGAAGCTACTCGAGAGGCTAGTGCGAAGCACGCGGTAG
- a CDS encoding NUDIX hydrolase yields MEVKVLGERTTCKGIRYSLKALTIEVDGRRFEREVLTHPGAVAILPFLDGDTVVLLRQWRPGCQCWLIEVPAGTMEPGETPDETARRELEEETGYTAERLYKVGEIYPTPGTSTEAIHLYIAEGLKEGKAHPEEDELIEVIRVPLRKAVEMVVNGEIRDAKTVALLLLAWTGKHAVG; encoded by the coding sequence GTGGAGGTTAAGGTTCTGGGCGAGCGAACCACCTGCAAAGGTATCAGGTACTCCCTGAAGGCGTTGACTATAGAGGTGGATGGTAGGCGCTTCGAGCGCGAGGTGCTAACACACCCGGGCGCAGTCGCAATACTACCGTTCCTCGACGGGGACACTGTCGTGCTCCTGCGCCAGTGGAGACCCGGCTGCCAGTGCTGGCTCATCGAGGTGCCAGCCGGCACCATGGAGCCGGGCGAGACGCCCGACGAGACAGCCAGGAGGGAGCTAGAGGAGGAGACGGGATACACGGCAGAGAGGTTGTACAAGGTCGGCGAAATCTACCCAACGCCGGGCACAAGCACTGAGGCCATACACTTGTACATCGCGGAGGGGTTGAAGGAGGGCAAGGCACACCCCGAGGAGGACGAGCTGATAGAGGTGATACGCGTCCCTCTTAGGAAAGCCGTAGAGATGGTAGTTAACGGAGAGATAAGAGACGCAAAAACGGTCGCGCTCCTCCTGCTCGCCTGGACGGGGAAACACGCGGTAGGCTAA
- a CDS encoding hydrogenase maturation protease: MSELRKPLVIGAGNPMFADDAVGYCVARILEECLEPRDSIDVLALQALDPGVVAYFEGHDPIVIVDAVDPATMPSGARIVTYEIDPRKLSLNELAESLTEASSHEANPVNLALIAHASGTLEGRMFFVGLRIHRIELGGGISHEGCMSIQRGVEEVLRILRETGTRASLIGGCSEQILRKECACP, encoded by the coding sequence GTGTCGGAGCTGAGGAAACCACTCGTAATAGGCGCGGGCAACCCCATGTTCGCCGATGACGCTGTAGGCTACTGCGTCGCGCGTATACTAGAGGAGTGTCTGGAGCCACGCGACTCTATAGATGTTCTCGCGTTACAGGCGCTAGACCCAGGGGTAGTAGCCTACTTCGAGGGGCACGACCCAATCGTGATAGTCGATGCTGTGGATCCCGCCACTATGCCCTCGGGTGCAAGGATAGTAACGTACGAGATAGACCCCAGGAAGCTTAGTCTTAACGAGCTTGCAGAGTCCCTGACAGAAGCTTCCTCCCACGAGGCCAACCCCGTGAACCTAGCGTTAATCGCCCATGCCAGCGGCACACTGGAAGGAAGAATGTTCTTCGTCGGGCTCCGCATCCACCGCATAGAGCTGGGAGGAGGCATATCTCATGAAGGCTGTATGAGTATACAGAGGGGTGTGGAGGAGGTCCTCCGCATACTGCGAGAGACGGGCACCAGAGCCTCTCTTATAGGGGGTTGCAGCGAACAAATCCTCCGGAAGGAGTGTGCTTGTCCTTGA
- a CDS encoding V4R domain-containing protein, with protein sequence MAVVQVDEDLRKKLDGVVLNESIMIARDVIVDLYTAFEKFMRFAGPVLYNAAKKAGRLMAQRLMERGVIDESNALDALLWSFVRAGYASEVKVLEDKVEKNKRVIRIGMKGTLLGAKIQRKKPVDAPLAGFAAGWLEAVWGKKVDAKEVACLAKGDDMCVFEIVVK encoded by the coding sequence GTGGCTGTGGTGCAGGTGGATGAAGATCTGAGAAAGAAGCTGGATGGCGTGGTTCTCAACGAGAGCATTATGATAGCGCGTGACGTCATAGTTGACCTGTATACGGCGTTTGAAAAATTCATGAGGTTTGCGGGTCCGGTGCTATACAATGCTGCCAAGAAGGCTGGTAGGCTCATGGCGCAAAGGCTTATGGAGAGGGGCGTGATAGACGAGTCAAATGCTCTTGATGCGCTCCTCTGGAGCTTTGTCAGGGCCGGGTATGCGAGTGAGGTTAAGGTCCTTGAGGATAAGGTTGAGAAGAACAAGCGCGTGATCAGGATAGGGATGAAGGGGACGCTGCTAGGTGCTAAGATACAGAGAAAGAAGCCGGTAGATGCGCCTCTTGCGGGTTTCGCGGCAGGGTGGCTTGAGGCTGTGTGGGGCAAGAAGGTGGATGCCAAGGAGGTAGCGTGCCTCGCTAAGGGCGACGATATGTGTGTGTTTGAGATCGTCGTCAAGTAG
- a CDS encoding YhbY family RNA-binding protein, which yields MIIGKNGLSEGVIREIDRRLKEKGVIKVKALRSAIAVTGLDRKTLARRVAELVNARLLDVRGRTFVLFRYEDYVRAHGGGETPNSGYKARGVSGGERAGRRWSQRLRYPRTS from the coding sequence GTGATCATCGGGAAGAACGGGCTGAGTGAGGGTGTGATACGCGAGATTGATAGGAGGTTGAAGGAGAAGGGCGTCATCAAGGTGAAGGCTCTCCGCTCGGCTATCGCGGTTACGGGTCTCGACCGTAAGACCCTGGCCAGGAGGGTTGCGGAGCTGGTGAATGCGCGGCTATTGGACGTTAGGGGCAGGACCTTCGTCCTCTTCCGCTACGAGGATTACGTGAGGGCTCACGGTGGTGGCGAGACGCCTAATAGCGGGTATAAGGCGAGGGGCGTTTCTGGCGGCGAGAGGGCTGGTAGGAGATGGTCACAGCGCTTGAGGTACCCGCGGACCTCTTGA
- a CDS encoding MBL fold metallo-hydrolase translates to MRISIIAADSMGVRSLATLVESAAGTRVFIDPGASFAPRRYGLPPHPCEEARLEEALSRIRSVLRDVHAAVITHYHYDHYLYRSGEEEYYRGLLLLVKHPESSINVSQRLRAHRFLRKQGVAELARVAYADGGSFEVEDVRLVFSPPVPHGRPGTPLGYVVMVLVEADGVRLVFASDVQGPGSREALEWIISTRPDVVIMSGPPTYMEGVKVPEEEVRASTSLLLELVSRLPRGSTLVLDHHTLRDASFREKLGEVYSLAGTRGVRVVTAAEFMGVPLEPLEALRRRLWEGEVSC, encoded by the coding sequence GTGAGGATATCGATCATTGCCGCGGATAGCATGGGTGTTCGTAGCCTGGCGACTCTCGTGGAGAGCGCTGCTGGTACCCGGGTGTTCATCGATCCTGGCGCGAGTTTTGCACCTAGGCGTTATGGGCTGCCGCCCCACCCGTGCGAGGAGGCTAGGCTCGAGGAGGCACTCTCGAGGATAAGGAGTGTGCTGCGGGATGTACACGCGGCTGTGATAACACACTACCATTACGACCATTACCTCTACCGCTCTGGGGAGGAGGAGTACTATCGCGGCCTGCTGCTCCTCGTTAAGCACCCGGAGTCGAGTATCAATGTTAGTCAGAGGCTTCGGGCGCACCGCTTCCTGAGGAAGCAGGGTGTGGCTGAGCTGGCGCGTGTCGCGTACGCGGATGGGGGTAGCTTTGAGGTTGAGGATGTGAGGCTTGTGTTCTCGCCGCCGGTGCCACATGGGAGGCCTGGTACGCCGCTAGGTTACGTGGTGATGGTGCTCGTGGAGGCTGATGGCGTGAGGCTGGTCTTCGCGTCTGACGTGCAGGGTCCTGGGAGCCGGGAGGCTCTCGAGTGGATAATCTCGACGAGGCCCGACGTCGTTATCATGTCGGGGCCTCCGACGTACATGGAGGGCGTGAAGGTGCCCGAAGAGGAGGTCAGGGCGTCAACATCACTGCTCCTGGAGCTTGTCTCGAGGCTGCCGAGAGGCTCGACACTGGTGCTAGACCACCACACGTTGCGGGATGCCAGCTTTAGGGAGAAGCTTGGCGAGGTGTATAGCCTTGCGGGGACGCGTGGAGTTAGGGTTGTCACCGCTGCCGAGTTTATGGGTGTACCCCTGGAGCCTCTTGAAGCGTTGAGGAGGAGGCTGTGGGAGGGAGAGGTTAGTTGCTAG
- a CDS encoding ribonuclease P protein component 4, translating into MAHDIALQGVRLLLFYAREAARRGDYEYARRLVEHAWRIVEKLDVPTPRSLRRGVCERCGVPLIPGVTARFRLEPRGRRGSRLSVTCLICGWVWRLPYGVSKGEGGPQEAEGDRAAGAGGRDHREERAE; encoded by the coding sequence GTGGCACACGATATCGCGTTGCAGGGGGTGAGGCTGCTCCTATTCTATGCGCGTGAGGCGGCGAGGAGGGGCGACTACGAGTATGCGAGGAGGCTTGTGGAGCACGCGTGGCGTATTGTCGAGAAGCTGGATGTGCCTACGCCTAGGAGTCTTCGTAGAGGTGTTTGTGAGCGGTGCGGGGTGCCTCTCATACCGGGTGTGACGGCGAGGTTTAGGCTGGAGCCTCGGGGGCGTAGGGGCTCGAGGTTGTCGGTGACATGCCTTATCTGTGGGTGGGTGTGGAGGCTACCCTATGGGGTATCTAAGGGTGAGGGTGGACCTCAAGAGGCTGAAGGAGATCGTGCAGCAGGGGCCGGCGGACGTGATCATCGGGAAGAACGGGCTGAGTGA